One genomic window of Planctomycetia bacterium includes the following:
- a CDS encoding histidine phosphatase family protein: protein MSQVVLILPGATDYELQGRIHGDLDIPLCDEGREEVQRVSRELQDLGIEVIYTSCCSSAVQTAETIGKALGVKVKKLENLKNLDHGLWQGLLIDEVKQKQPRVYRQWQDQPESVCPPEGETIDHARQRMESALAKVLKKHKDDIFGLVVPEPLASLVREYLGQSELGDLWRATCEHGRWGLIAVAGDAKGKPHGIPAAIAPPVVKAEQIATPVIDNNAYRGITTHVDR, encoded by the coding sequence ATGTCTCAAGTCGTACTGATTCTTCCCGGCGCCACGGATTACGAGCTTCAAGGCCGAATCCACGGCGACCTCGATATTCCTCTCTGCGACGAAGGTCGCGAAGAGGTGCAGCGCGTGAGTCGCGAACTGCAGGATTTGGGGATCGAGGTGATCTATACCTCCTGCTGTTCGTCGGCCGTGCAGACTGCCGAAACCATCGGCAAAGCGCTCGGCGTGAAGGTGAAGAAGCTCGAAAACCTCAAAAACCTCGACCATGGCCTCTGGCAGGGGCTCTTGATCGACGAAGTGAAGCAGAAGCAGCCGCGCGTCTATCGCCAGTGGCAAGACCAGCCGGAAAGCGTCTGTCCGCCCGAAGGGGAAACGATCGACCATGCCCGGCAACGAATGGAATCGGCCCTGGCGAAGGTGCTGAAGAAGCATAAAGACGATATCTTCGGGCTCGTCGTGCCGGAGCCTTTGGCGAGCTTGGTGCGGGAGTATTTGGGGCAATCGGAGCTCGGCGATCTCTGGCGCGCCACCTGCGAACATGGCCGCTGGGGCCTGATCGCCGTCGCCGGCGACGCGAAGGGGAAGCCCCACGGCATTCCCGCCGCGATCGCGCCGCCGGTCGTGAAGGCCGAGCAGATCGCGACGCCGGTCATCGACAACAATGCCTATCGAGGAATCACGACGCATGTCGACCGGTAA
- the accD gene encoding acetyl-CoA carboxylase, carboxyltransferase subunit beta, whose translation MSTGNESEVAPVEATVEEVGKPRAKRGVPEGLWKRCPGCKATIFRSQAEQLLGVCPECDYHWTVGAQERLRQLLDDGTFEEWDADLTSLDPLGFVDSKPYVDRIKSEQARTGLRDAAVTGTGMIRARRCAVGVTDSAFIMGSMGSVVGEKLTRLCERATAEKLPLIIVSGSGGGARMHEGILSLMQMAKVSAALARYDQAGGLFISVLTNPTMGGVAASFASLGDFVIAEPKALIGFAGPRTIQATLRIELPKGFQTSEFLLEHGFLDRIVSRRNLKTEIANIIDSCGM comes from the coding sequence ATGTCGACCGGTAACGAATCGGAAGTCGCCCCTGTGGAAGCGACCGTGGAAGAAGTCGGCAAGCCGCGCGCGAAGCGTGGGGTGCCCGAGGGGCTTTGGAAGCGTTGCCCCGGCTGCAAAGCCACGATTTTCCGCAGCCAAGCCGAACAGCTTTTAGGAGTCTGCCCGGAGTGCGACTACCACTGGACCGTCGGCGCGCAGGAACGCTTGCGCCAGTTGCTCGACGACGGGACGTTCGAGGAATGGGACGCCGACCTGACGTCGCTCGATCCGCTCGGCTTCGTCGATAGCAAACCGTACGTCGACCGGATCAAAAGCGAACAAGCGCGGACCGGCCTTCGCGATGCCGCCGTCACGGGGACCGGCATGATCCGCGCGCGGCGCTGCGCCGTCGGCGTCACCGACTCGGCCTTTATCATGGGGAGCATGGGCTCCGTGGTAGGCGAGAAGCTGACCCGACTCTGCGAACGGGCCACGGCCGAGAAGCTGCCGCTGATCATCGTGAGCGGCTCCGGCGGCGGGGCTCGGATGCACGAAGGAATTCTTTCGCTCATGCAAATGGCGAAGGTCTCGGCGGCCCTGGCCCGCTACGACCAGGCCGGCGGGCTCTTCATCTCCGTGCTCACGAACCCGACGATGGGGGGCGTAGCGGCCAGCTTCGCCTCGCTCGGCGACTTCGTGATCGCCGAGCCGAAAGCCCTGATCGGCTTCGCCGGCCCCCGCACGATCCAAGCGACGCTCCGCATAGAACTTCCCAAGGGATTCCAAACGAGCGAGTTCCTACTGGAGCACGGGTTCTTGGATCGGATCGTCTCGCGCAGGAATCTGAAAACCGAGATCGCGAACATCATCGACTC